One stretch of Chitinophaga pendula DNA includes these proteins:
- a CDS encoding RagB/SusD family nutrient uptake outer membrane protein, with protein sequence MKKLLFILVSAATASGLLPSCADKLDLKPISQTTVGDGGQGTAGSFIKDRATAEAAVAACYAYFKNGAAEYYVLDYFNVGDAQSDNAYAGADNADGFQIDEFKIQSTNVWVGRDWRYLYAHISSANAVIINVPKVTDPNLSQARKNQIVAEAKFIRARAYFDLVRLFGDVPLVIEELPTITSDNLAQIYPLLYPSRKPIADIYAQIIKDLEEAGPDAPTTATNKGFVTQGAIYTLLSKVYATQQPANWNKVKENTDKVIALGYSLLPVYEQLWDGAHENSAESIFELNFDSWETGGNWGTNMFNGNDWKKFCNPSNDMIKAYDDAGDAVRKASTIRFENVTGKWSDRYLPVSNFPFFTKMRKTDGTQNIIIYRLSDVLLLRAEALNELSDLEGARTLVNRVRNRVNLNGTTAADQASMRLAIEKERRLELAFEGQRWYDLLRTNRAITVMQAVKDGNGNSLGYQLNENKLKWPIPQGEKDKNANLTQNPGY encoded by the coding sequence ATGAAAAAACTGCTTTTTATATTAGTCTCCGCTGCAACTGCCTCCGGCTTGTTGCCCTCCTGTGCGGACAAACTGGATCTGAAGCCTATATCGCAAACAACCGTTGGCGATGGCGGTCAGGGTACAGCCGGATCATTCATTAAAGATCGCGCTACCGCAGAAGCCGCAGTAGCCGCTTGCTACGCCTACTTCAAAAATGGCGCCGCCGAATACTACGTGCTGGATTATTTTAATGTCGGCGACGCCCAGTCAGATAATGCCTACGCCGGTGCCGACAACGCAGATGGCTTCCAGATAGATGAATTCAAAATACAATCTACCAACGTATGGGTAGGCCGCGACTGGAGATACCTCTACGCACACATCAGCAGCGCTAACGCGGTCATCATCAACGTTCCCAAAGTGACAGACCCTAATCTCTCACAGGCACGCAAAAACCAGATCGTAGCCGAAGCCAAATTCATCCGCGCACGCGCCTACTTCGATCTCGTACGCCTCTTCGGTGATGTACCCCTGGTAATAGAAGAACTGCCGACCATCACCTCCGACAACCTGGCACAGATATATCCACTGCTATATCCGTCCCGCAAACCAATAGCCGATATCTACGCACAGATCATCAAAGACCTGGAAGAAGCAGGCCCCGACGCTCCAACTACAGCAACTAACAAAGGTTTCGTAACTCAGGGCGCTATCTACACACTCCTGTCTAAAGTATATGCGACACAACAACCTGCCAATTGGAACAAGGTTAAAGAAAATACCGATAAGGTCATCGCCCTCGGTTATAGCCTCCTCCCTGTATACGAACAACTCTGGGATGGCGCGCACGAAAACTCCGCCGAATCCATCTTCGAACTCAACTTCGATAGCTGGGAAACAGGTGGCAACTGGGGTACCAACATGTTCAATGGTAACGACTGGAAGAAATTCTGCAACCCGTCCAACGATATGATCAAAGCCTACGACGACGCAGGAGATGCCGTACGTAAAGCATCCACCATCCGCTTCGAAAACGTAACCGGCAAATGGAGCGATAGATACCTGCCGGTAAGCAACTTCCCGTTCTTTACCAAAATGCGTAAAACAGATGGTACACAAAATATCATCATCTACCGCCTGTCAGATGTACTCCTGCTCCGCGCAGAAGCACTCAACGAACTGAGCGACCTCGAAGGCGCCCGCACCCTCGTCAACAGAGTACGCAACCGCGTAAACCTCAACGGTACCACCGCCGCCGATCAGGCGTCCATGAGACTGGCAATAGAAAAAGAACGCCGCCTCGAACTGGCTTTCGAAGGCCAACGCTGGTACGACCTGCTCCGCACTAATAGAGCCATCACCGTTATGCAGGCCGTAAAAGATGGAAATGGTAACAGCCTCGGATACCAGCTCAACGAAAACAAATTGAAATGGCCCATCCCGCAGGGCGAAAAAGATAAGAACGCAAACCTTACCCAGAACCCGGGATACTAA
- a CDS encoding SusC/RagA family TonB-linked outer membrane protein — translation MKKRLAFFTAMLLLVCSVVLAQDLNIQGLVRDRQGNPIPGATIRVKGTSKGGTTKPDGTYAIQAASTAVLEFSFIGYKTQEIAVGGRTQVNVTLEDGNTDLDEVVVVGYGTQKKKDLTTAVAAISTKDISERPIVIAAGALQGKAAGVQVSQPSGKPGSGFSVRVRGATSVLAGNDPLYVIDGVPTGDARDLNSNDIESIQVLKDASSAAIYGARAANGVVIITTKRGRANTSQINFSAYYGVSNLAKKINVLNADQYNALITEMGIPLVATKETTDWNKEVFRTSINQNYQLSFSGGTDKSQYFISGGITQDKGIVRPAGYNRYSFRSNTDNQLRSWLKVSTNLSYSNVQLKDVKDNASAGRNAVVLGALNAPPTIGKYMYDANGNKQFTQNPYKSGWDNPLGAIEGPTQGTIDNRILGNVAADVFLTKGLKFRSNFGADYFNHKYDYYLDYIMTTPGRLDHGTATSQKFNSLTTLWENTLNYDKSWKKHSLSALGGITTQQNKYNVSDINGRDFPADPTVKTLNAANQVTASTFESEWFLMSYIGRVMYNYDSKYLLTANLRYDGSSKLDKRHKWGAFPSVSAGWRISGEPFMKDIKAISDLKIRASWGQNGNQEGLDPYASYGLNTFNRRTPTSPLSGPAIVPPTIGPNPDLKWETTTQTNIGIDLSLFNSRLTFTADAYIKKTNDLILNVPLPNTAPYTSIPRNSGALQNKGLEFVISSINIDKKDFTWKTDFNMTFNRNKITRLDLNKIYRFAGIEGRDEVILLQEGVPLGTFFGYISEGVDPQTGNIKYKDVNGDGALTPEDRTIIGNAQPKFTYGLNSDLRYKDWSFAFLIQGSQGNDIFNASRIETEGMYDSKNQSTEVLRRWTTPGQNTDIPRASNGDINNSRVSSRFVENGSFLRLKSATIGYSLPKSLAEKIKLNRLSVYVTAQNLFTITKYKGFDPEINAYAADKNNGPALGIDYGTYPTARAFIFGVNMSF, via the coding sequence ATGAAGAAAAGGCTCGCTTTTTTCACAGCCATGCTACTCCTCGTTTGCTCAGTAGTACTGGCCCAGGATCTTAATATCCAGGGACTTGTCCGGGACCGCCAGGGTAATCCGATCCCCGGAGCTACCATCAGGGTAAAAGGTACTTCCAAAGGTGGTACCACCAAACCAGATGGTACCTATGCTATTCAGGCAGCGTCCACTGCTGTCCTCGAATTCTCCTTTATAGGCTACAAAACACAGGAAATCGCCGTCGGCGGCCGCACCCAAGTCAATGTCACCCTCGAAGATGGTAACACCGACCTCGACGAAGTGGTAGTCGTAGGGTATGGTACCCAGAAAAAGAAAGACCTGACCACCGCCGTAGCCGCCATCAGCACAAAAGACATCTCCGAACGTCCCATTGTGATCGCAGCAGGTGCCCTCCAGGGTAAAGCCGCCGGCGTTCAGGTATCACAACCTTCCGGTAAACCAGGCTCCGGATTCTCCGTTCGCGTACGTGGCGCCACCTCCGTACTAGCCGGCAACGATCCCCTCTACGTAATTGATGGAGTACCCACCGGCGATGCCCGTGACCTCAACTCCAACGATATCGAATCTATCCAGGTACTGAAAGATGCTTCCTCAGCCGCCATCTACGGTGCCCGCGCTGCCAACGGTGTCGTGATCATCACCACAAAAAGAGGCCGCGCCAACACTTCCCAGATCAATTTCAGCGCTTATTATGGCGTGTCCAACCTGGCGAAAAAAATCAACGTACTGAATGCCGACCAATACAATGCCCTCATCACAGAAATGGGCATCCCACTGGTAGCAACAAAAGAAACCACCGACTGGAATAAAGAAGTATTCCGCACCAGTATCAACCAGAACTACCAACTGTCATTCTCCGGTGGTACCGACAAATCACAGTACTTCATCTCCGGTGGTATCACCCAGGACAAAGGTATCGTACGCCCCGCCGGCTATAACCGCTATTCCTTCCGTTCTAACACCGACAACCAACTCCGTTCCTGGTTAAAAGTCTCTACTAACCTGAGCTACTCCAACGTACAGTTGAAAGATGTAAAGGATAATGCCAGCGCCGGCCGCAACGCCGTAGTATTAGGTGCCCTCAACGCGCCGCCTACCATCGGTAAATACATGTACGACGCCAACGGTAACAAACAATTTACCCAGAACCCATACAAATCAGGCTGGGATAACCCCCTCGGCGCTATCGAAGGCCCCACACAGGGCACTATCGACAACCGCATCCTGGGTAACGTGGCTGCCGACGTATTCCTCACCAAAGGACTGAAATTCCGCAGTAACTTCGGCGCCGACTACTTCAACCATAAATACGACTACTACCTCGATTATATCATGACCACGCCCGGTCGCCTGGATCACGGTACAGCCACCTCGCAGAAGTTTAACAGCCTGACCACCCTCTGGGAGAATACCCTGAACTACGACAAGAGCTGGAAAAAACACAGCCTGTCCGCACTGGGGGGTATCACAACACAGCAGAATAAATACAACGTATCCGATATCAACGGCCGCGACTTCCCTGCTGACCCAACCGTAAAAACACTCAACGCCGCCAACCAGGTAACAGCATCCACCTTCGAATCAGAGTGGTTCCTGATGTCCTACATCGGCCGCGTAATGTATAACTACGATAGCAAATATCTCCTCACAGCCAACTTACGTTACGATGGTTCCTCCAAACTGGATAAAAGACATAAATGGGGCGCATTCCCGTCCGTATCTGCTGGCTGGCGTATCTCCGGAGAACCGTTCATGAAAGATATCAAAGCCATCTCAGACCTGAAGATCCGCGCCAGCTGGGGCCAGAATGGTAACCAGGAAGGACTGGACCCGTACGCCTCCTACGGCCTTAACACCTTTAACCGCCGTACACCTACCAGCCCGCTCTCCGGTCCTGCAATCGTACCGCCAACCATCGGTCCTAACCCCGATCTCAAATGGGAAACAACCACCCAAACCAACATCGGTATCGACCTGAGCCTGTTCAATTCCAGACTCACATTCACCGCAGACGCATATATCAAAAAGACAAACGATCTCATATTGAATGTACCCTTACCTAACACCGCTCCTTACACATCCATCCCCCGTAACTCCGGTGCTCTGCAGAATAAAGGCCTCGAATTCGTGATCTCCAGCATCAACATCGACAAAAAGGACTTCACCTGGAAAACAGACTTCAATATGACCTTCAACCGTAACAAGATCACCCGCCTCGACCTGAATAAAATATACCGCTTCGCCGGTATAGAAGGCCGCGACGAAGTAATCCTCCTACAGGAAGGAGTACCCCTGGGTACCTTCTTCGGATATATCTCTGAAGGCGTAGATCCGCAAACAGGTAACATTAAATATAAAGATGTAAATGGCGATGGCGCCCTCACTCCCGAAGACCGTACTATCATCGGCAACGCACAGCCTAAGTTTACCTATGGCCTGAACAGTGACCTGCGCTATAAAGACTGGTCATTCGCTTTCCTCATCCAGGGCTCTCAGGGTAATGATATCTTCAACGCATCCCGCATAGAGACAGAAGGCATGTACGATAGTAAAAACCAATCTACAGAAGTATTGCGTCGCTGGACTACCCCCGGCCAAAACACAGATATCCCCCGCGCCAGCAACGGCGATATCAACAACTCCAGGGTATCTTCCCGCTTCGTGGAAAATGGTTCCTTCCTTCGTCTGAAAAGCGCTACCATCGGTTACAGCCTGCCAAAGTCACTGGCAGAAAAGATCAAACTGAACCGCCTCTCTGTATACGTTACCGCACAAAACCTGTTCACCATCACCAAATACAAAGGCTTCGATCCCGAGATCAACGCCTATGCAGCGGATAAGAACAACGGCCCTGCCCTGGGTATAGACTACGGTACTTACCCTACCGCCAGAGCTTTCATCTTCGGTGTTAATATGTCATTCTGA